A window of the Vicia villosa cultivar HV-30 ecotype Madison, WI unplaced genomic scaffold, Vvil1.0 ctg.000685F_1_1, whole genome shotgun sequence genome harbors these coding sequences:
- the LOC131630506 gene encoding uncharacterized protein LOC131630506: MSQPRSSPDRLELQTPWKRLTVERILSGSHENDDVMEEWKKQHERLNRVDDAGKVSVEAARIVENKGDDGDGIEYIMISSDSEREMSPVQEEFEEAYWTREVHDVKKFCSNVMYIPAEIVEKCGLAGMSEITLNDVDNGYPYECNVKKRPKKNETYLYGEWFDYVRAAELKVGDKVHFVIYYPPVLDIMVTVERSGDR, from the exons ATGTCGCAGCCAAGAAG TTCACCCGATAGGTTGGAGTTGCAAACTCCATGGAAGCGGCTCACAGTTGAGAGGATACTGAGTGGGTCACATGAGAATGATGATGTTATGGAGGAATGGAAGAAACAACATGAAAGATTGAATCGTGTCGACGATGCCGGTAAAGTTTCTGTAGAGGCTGccaggattgttgaaaataaagg GGATGATGGAGATGGGATTGAATACATAATGATATCTTCTGATAGTGAGAG GGAAATGAGTCCTGTACAGGAAGAGTTCGAAGAAGCGTACTGGACTCGTGAAGTTCATGATGTAAAGAAGTTTTGCTCAAATGTTATG TATATTCCTGCAGAAATAGTAGAGAAATGTGGGCTTGCTGGAATGTCAGAGATTACCCTCAATGATGTGGACAACGGGTACCCATATGAGTGCAATGTGAAGAAGAggccaaaaaaaaatgaaacatattTGTATGGAGAATGGTTTGACTATGTAAGGGCAGCGGAACTGAAAGTAGGTGATAAAGTGCACTTTGTGATTTATTACCCGCCAGTGTTAGATATTATGGTAACAGTGGAGCGCAGTGGTGATCGTTGA
- the LOC131630497 gene encoding uncharacterized protein LOC131630497, translating into MARDVLRTNSFTDLKLRLISDRSEDGRVYNKPTVLEVAALIVGDIDSADKRDILIQRRNGGLQRIDEFHPAYLAYQYPLIFPYGEDGYRKSIMHRYRHETEVTRRNRQSIKDWFSYRLQQRRKEAKTLLYSRRLFQQFLVDGYAMMESERLNWLRDNQSKLRVGKYNNLAAQTDGDTRNEHQKRGKRVVLPSTFVGSKRYMDQLYFDGMAISSRLGFPDLFVTFTCNPNWPEIKRALSGTGLQPHDRPDIISKVFKIKFDTLMDDITKHHVVGKVIAYMYTIEFQKRGLPHAHILIFLHPQSKYPTPSDIDKIISAEIPDPTVHPNLYKLVKAHMMHGPCGLARVTSQCMKNGRCSKYYPKKFIEHTIVDAEGYPLYRRRSKTFTIEKNGYDRITAAVSTNSNQPVDEIQQYLDCRYVSPSEACWRIYSYNIHGRKPAAERMFYHLVGEKPIYYTDYARMENVLETASVTESMFTAWLVANAKYEEAQTLTYGQFVSKFVYHKKKREWKSRKKGFTIGRLIWVPPTTGELFYLRMMLTVAKGPTTYEEIRTVDNIQYDTFRDACFAMGFLEDDKEYIAAIKEASHWGTGHFLRKLFVIMLLSGAVNRPAHVWEQTWLLLSDGVLHTQRALAANPELVLTQEELQNLTLIEIEKLLQANRRTLKDFSPIPYPDTYVLEQLGNRLIYDERNYDTASMNSEFENLFAALTDEQRSIYEKIIHAVESQKPAVFFLHGYGGTGKTYMWRTLAAALRSKHDICLTVATSGIASLLLPGGRTARSKFRIPVPTMDNSTCKVEFNDDVADMLRQTKLIIWDEAPMAHKYAIESLDRTLKDVMSADKNSTDVFGGKVVVFGGDFRQILPVVPRGSRSDIVYCAINASYIWHSVEVLTLTRNMQLRTGSTQTDKNEIAQFSDWLLRIGEGRISEPNDGTAEINIPPDILITEFDDPIVAIVNTTYPDFINNFQCVDYLKSRAILASTLEIVDQINDHILNLMPVNNAGEIRDYYSANSVDKSEIHDPAVVDILTPEFLSSLRTSGLPNHHLKLKVGTPIMLMRNIDQAEGLCNGTRLCITKMAAHVLEASIMGGKGLGNLVYIPRMDMSPSQSPWPFKLNRRQFPVIVSYSMTINKSQGQSLDNVGLYLPKDVFTHGQIYVALSRVTTKKGIKILIHDEEKKFREKTTNVVYKEVFNNV; encoded by the exons ATGGCAAGGGATGTTTTAAGGACAAATTCTTTCACAGATTTAAAACTCAGGCTTATTTCTGATAGATCCGAAGATGGCCGTGTTTACAACAAACCTACTGTCTTAGAAGTGGCTGCACTCATTGTGGGAGACATTGATTCTGCTGATAAAAGGGACATCTTAATTCAGCGCCGCAATGGTGGTTTGCAACGAATAGATGAGTTTCACCCAGCATATTTGGCTTATCAGTATCCTCTTATATTTCCTTATGGGGAAGATGGTTACAGGAAAAGTATAATGCACAGATATCGCCATGAAACTGAGGTCActaggagaaaccgtcaaagcaTTAAGGATTGGTTTTCTTACCGGTTACAACAACGTCGCAAAGAGGCAAAAACACTACTTTACTCAAGACGCCTATTTCAACAATTCTTAGTCGACGGCTATGCTATGATGGAATCCGAACGACTGAATTGGTTGAGAGATAATCAATCGAAATTAAGAGTGGGCAAATATAATAATTTGGCCGCTCAAACTGATGGCGATACAAGAAATGAACACCAAAAGCGAGGAAAACGAGTTGTTCTGCCATCAACATTTGTTGGTAGCAAGAGATATATGGATCAACTATATTTTGACGGTATGGCCATTTCAAGTCGATTGGGATTCCCTGATTTATTTGTTACTTTTACCTGCAACCCAAATTGGCCTGAAATTAAAAGAGCATTGTCAGGCACAGGTCTACAACCCCATGATAGGCCAGATATCATttcaaaagttttcaaaataaagTTTGATACCCTCATGGATGATATTACAAAACACCATGTCGTTGGAAAAGTGATTGCAT ATATGTACACCATTGAATTCCAAAAGCGCGGATTGCCACATGCTCACATCTTGATATTCCTACACCCTCAGAGCAAATACCCAACACCATCTGACATAGACAAGATCATTTCTGCTGAAATTCCCGACCCGACTGTTCATCCCAATTTATACAAATTGGTTAAGGCACATATGATGCATGGACCCTGTGGCCTTGCTCGCGTGACCTCACAATGTATGAAGAATGGACGATGTTCTAAATACTATCCCAAAAAGTTTATTGAACACACTATTGTTGATGCAGAGGGATATCCGCTGTATAGGAGAAGATCAAAAACCTTCACTATTGAAAAAAATG gctatgacagaataacagcagcagTTTCAACAAATAGCAatcaacctgttgatgagatccaACAATATCTCGACTGCAGGTATGTCTCACCCAGTGAAGCATGCTGGCGCATTTACTCTTACAATATTCATGGCAGAAAACCAGCTGCGGAACGTATGTTCTATCATTTGGTTGGGGAGAAACCTATATACTATACAGATTATGCACGCATGGAAAATGTGCTGGAAACTGCAAGTGTGACTGAATCAATGTTTACTGCATGGCTGGTAGCAAATGCTAAATATGAAGAGGCACAAACATTAACTTATGGTCAATTTGTCTCAAAGTTTGTTTACcacaaaaaaaagagagaatggaAATCGCGGAAAAAAGGCTTCACCATTGGACGTCTCATATGGGTTCCGCCAACAACTGGTGAACTGTTTTACCTGCGCATGATGTTGACGGTGGCAAAAGGACCAACAACATATGAGGAAATCAGGACCGTGGATAACATTCAGTATGATACATTCAGAGATGCATGCTTTGCAATGGGATTTCTTGAAGACGACAAAGAATACATAGCTGCTATAAAGGAGGCAAGTCATTGGGGGACTGGTCATTTTCTTCGAAAACTGTTTGTTATCATGCTTTTGTCTGGTGCTGTTAATCGCCCTGCACATGTTTGGGAACAAACTTGGctcctattatctgatggtgtctTACATACACAAAGAGCATTGGCTGCTAATCCAG AATTGGTCCTCACACAAGAAGAGTTACAAAATTTGACTTTAATAGAAATTGAGAAACTGCTTCAGGCAAATAGAAGGACACTAAAGGATTTTAGTCCTATTCCATATCCGGATACTTATGTTCTTGAACAGTTGGGAAACAGGCTCATATATGATGAGCGTAATTATGATACAGCATCAATGAACTCAGAATTTGAAAATCTGTTTGCTGCTCTTACAG ATGAGCAAAgaagtatttatgaaaaaatcATCCACGCTGTGGAGTCTCAAAAACCTGCGGTTTTCTTCCTTCATGGTTATGGTGGTACCGGAAAAACATATATGTGGAGAACACTCGCAGCTGCTTTAAGATCAAAACACGATATATGTTTAACTGTTGCAACTAGCGGTATAGCATCATTGTTACTTCCAGGAGGTAGAACTGCACGTTCAAAGTTCAGGATACCGGTACCAACTATGGACAATTCTACTTGCAAGGTTGAATTCAACGATGATGTTGCAGACATGTTACGACAGACAAAGCTTATAATATGGGATGAGGCACCAATGGCGCATAAGTATGCAATAGAATCGCTTGACAGAACTTTGAAAGATGTTATGAGTGCAGACAAAAATTCAACTGATGTATTCGGTGGAAAGGTTGTTGTTTTCGGGGGCGATTTCAGACAGATTTTACCTGTCGTCCCCAGAGGCAGTCGTTCCGATATTGTATACTGTGCCATAAATGCATCTTACATATGGCATTCAGTTGAGGTATTAACATTGACAAGAAACATGCAGCTACGAACAGGATCAACACAGACTGACAAAAATGAGATAGCACAGTTTTCAGATTGGCTTTTAAGAATAGGAGAGGGCCGAATATCTGAGCCTAATGACGGCACCGCCGAAATCAACATACCACCTGATATTCTGATAACAGAATTCGATGATCCAATTGTGGCCATTGTCAATACCACATACCctgatttcataaataatttccaatgtgttgattACCTTAAAAGTCGAGCGATACTTGCCTCTACACTGGAGATTGTTGATCAGATCAATGACCATATACTTAACTTGATGCCAG TCAACAATGCAGGAGAGATTCGTGACtactacagcgcaaattcagttgACAAGTCTGAGATTCATGACCCAGCAGTAGTTGATATCCTCACGCCAGAATTTCTAAGTTCCCTCCGAACATCAGGATTGCCAAACCATCACTTAAAACTAAAGGTTGGAACACCTATAATGCTCATGAGAAATATAGATCAAGCTGAAGGTTTGTGTAACGGCACAAGGCTGTGTATAACAAAGATGGCAGCCCATGTATTGGAGGCTTCAATAATGGGTGGTAAAGGTTTGGGAAATTTGGTTTACATACCTCGAATGGATATGTCACCATCCCAATCACCATGGCCATTCAAACTGAATAGGAGACAGTTCCCTGTTATAGTTTCCTATTCTATGACAATTAACAAATCACAGGGACAGTCATTGGATAACGTTGGTTTGTACTTACCGAAAGATGTATTCACACATGGCCAGATTTATGTCGCATTGTCAAGAGTAACAACAAAAAAGGGAATCAAAATACTGATacatgatgaagaaaagaaattcaGGGAGAAAACTACAAATGTTGTGTATAAGGAAGTTTTTAACAATGtctaa
- the LOC131630498 gene encoding uncharacterized protein LOC131630498, whose product MSRPVERIAEINDGKELWKIVVRIHHRWKVVSNNKEHFEMIFVDKLGDDIHAVVPAPHVSVFTEKCLLGHTYAVSNFKVVPYVLAFRASGHKYMIKFTAGTSVLDEDKHEIPPKSILFTSFSDIIIGRFDKHVLIHVVGMVDSIGYAQTESGAKKQQISMMLRDHSNNMLNCTLWESYADQFIKFNKVRVAASLPTVVLLQYAKVKEEGKYPLSVTNTYNVTLLCVDADFPVMKDFIDRMPEESRVTLSEQLGGNSQYSSQSSENQQLTPVQKLFSKAFVLPIAEIIQLTDVTFCATVATTKLLVASPFGWYYRACHMCQSIARGDSPPFECEAGHETMAEVLRF is encoded by the exons ATGTCAAGGCCTGTTGAGAGAATAGCAGAGATCAATGATGGAAAAGAGCTTTGGAAGATTGTTGTTAGGATTCACCACAGATGGAAAGTTGTCTCCAACAACAAGGAACATTTTGAAATGATCTTtgttgacaaattg GGAGATGATATTCATGCTGTTGTTCCAGCACCGCATGTGTCGGTGTTCACCGAAAAATGCTTATTAGGCCATACTTATGCTGTATCTAATTTTAAGGTGGTGCCTTATGTTCTGGCCTTCAGGGCATCGGGACACAAATATATGATAAAGTTTACTGCTGGAACGTCTGTTCTTGATGAAGACAAACATGAGATACCCCCGAAATCGATTTTATTTACAAGTTTTTCCGACATCATAATAGGGAGGTTTGACAAACATGTTCTGATTC ATGTCGTTGGAATGGTTGATAGTATTGGTTATGCACAGACTGAGTCAGGTGCAAAGAAGCAGCAAATTAGCATGATGTTGCGTGATCAcag CAACAACATGTTGAACTGTACTCTGTGGGAATCATACGCGGATCAGTTCATCAAGTTTAACAAAGTTAGGGTTGCTGCATCACTCCCTACAGTTGTGTTGCTTCAGTATGCCAAAGTGAAGGAAGAAG GAAAGTATCCTCTGTCTGTGACAAACACCTACAATGTGACCCTTTTATGTGTTGATGCTGATTTTCCGGTCATGAAAGACTTTATTGATAG AATGCCTGAGGAGAGCAGGGTAACCCTGTCTGAACAACTTGGAGGGAATTCCCAATATTCCTCCCAAAGTTCTGAAAATCAACAGCTCACTCCTGTGCAAAAATTGTTCTCAAAGGCTTTTGTTTTGCCTATTGCTGAGATTATTCAACTTACGGAT GTTACATTTTGTGCTACTGTCGCTACAACAAAATTATTAGTAGCATCTCCGTTTGGATGGTACTATCGTGCCTGTCATATGTGTCAATCTATAGCGCGTGGGGACAGCCCCCCCTTTGAGTGTGAAGCTGGTCATGAAACCATGGCTGAAGTCCTTAGGTTTTAG